CAAGCAAATGGCAGCCAGATACCGCAAAACATGCAGCCTAGAGTGAATGCGACGCAGTCGTACACTCACATGTACCAGCAGCGGCTGTTACCCTTAAAGCAGGATATGGCTACTTGTCTTTATGCCCTGATGGTGTGTGTGACTTACCTACGCAGTGTCGAGGTATACTGGAATTTATATGGTATTTTATCGGCGACTCGGCCCCGGAGATCTTCCTCAGAGATGCGAGCCCGAGGTCTCGTTGCCGATACATCTGTTATTGTCGCTATACGGATATGTCTTCAGCCCGGCAGCCACGTCTAGGGAAGGTCAGCGATGGGAACGAGATTTGTTTTGTCTGCCTTGTCTGATGATATAGCCCGAACGTTTGTTGGGTCTCATCGCGAATCCTTAGTTAGGAGTCAAGGAGATTCCCCTCCTGCATCTAGACGTAATATCAAAAtaggttgaagaagatgactTGATCGGAGATCCGATATTACACGGTcaataaattttttttttttgggtttTTAAAAGCCTTTTGTTGTACACAGTTGTCGAGATCACGTAATACTACATCTTTCAAGCAGCGAACATATTTTTTCCCGACTGATCGGCTTTGTAAGGAAGAGATCGATTCCAGACGCAAATGCCTCCTGTTCTGCGTCTGGGCTGTCCAGTCCCGTCAAGGCCGTGATTGTTGTCGGGTGCCAGGACGGCTTCAACGAAGGGTTTTCCTTATAGTACTCCCTTTCAAACTCTCTGATTCTGCGACTAGCCTCGAAGCCATTCATGACAGGCATTGTGATGTCTAGATGATTATTTGTCAATTGTACGTTAACATGACAAATATAGAAGAGGGGGGGGGGTGGTTATTTAGGTCGCATACCTATAAAGACCATTATAAACTTCCCAGGGTGAGCCTGGAATTTCTGCACAGCCTCCAGCCCATTTGTCGCTGTTTCGCTGCTCCAGCCTTCCTTCGTTACATACGCAGTGAGGATTTTAATATTGATAGGGTTGTCTTCAACTAGTAATATCGACGGACGATCGGGGCCTCCATCTATATCCTCCTCCGGAACTGTCTCCGGAGACGACGTGGCAGCCAGCGGAGACGAAGTATTCTGGGGGGCCCGGCCTACAGGCTGATTGGAGCCCGAGGTCTGGTTATCCTGGCTTCCCACGGTCTCTAAGGTAGGCCGTTTGCTAATCTTCATCCTTTCCGCAGGTGCGTCTCTGGGCCCAATATCAATCGATATGTGAGAAGACTCGGGCATTTCCACCCATCGCGTCTCCTCGGATTCGCTAGACACCCGGCCTTCCAGTCGCTGGATACACAGCTCCAGTGTCTTTGCGAGTTTGCGCGGGCCACAGGGCTGACTTATGAACTCGACAACGGAGCGTTGGCTTCGACCCATGCTCATTGTACGCGCGAACATGTTGTGCGCCGCCTGGGGAGATTGGCATATGATAATAAGTGGGGATGCCTTTTTTGACTGGTCAAGATTAGGTAGTAGTTGGTTTCCTTCTATATCCAAGCTATCAAGATCAGTATGCACCATTAGGTAGAAATCACAGGGTGTGGCCTTGTTCTGCGGGGTCACTATCTTGATCGTGAGATGGAACCAGTCCTCGCATAGCCGCTTTAGGGATTCATAAAGGCGGGTATCTCGCTCTAATACTGGTATAGAGCGTAATCCAATCAGACCAATAGTTTTGCCCTGTGTCTGGCTCCTTTGGAAACTGTATATTGCAGCTGGTAAAGACCCCTCAGAACCATGTGGTATAGAAGCGGAAGTCAGAGGAACTTGGATGGATATCTCAGTGCCTTTATCCTTTTCTGAACTAACTTCAATAGAGCCGTTGAGGAAAGCAAGCACCTTGCGGACAATGCTCAGGCCCAGTCCATCGCCCGGAGCGAGGGTATCCTCTTGCGAGAAAGGGGTAAATAGGCCGCTATGTAGGTACTCTGTACCAATGCCCTTGCCAGTATCCTTGATAGTCAAGACCACATTATATTGGCTCTTCTGATCTGCAGACCCTCTGGAGTTGTCACTCCCTTGAGGAAGCAATTCAGCCATTTTCAGtccaatatatatataaccttcAGGGGTATACTTAAGGGCATTGCTGAAGACGTTCATCAAAATACGGCGCCAGCAACCAGCCTGAGTTAAAGAATTTCCATCCAGCAGCCTGTTGGATGTCGAAGATGATCGTTGGTTGCTTTAATGAAAGGATAGCTGTTCTTGAGCCCCCTGTACTGCTCAATGGCCGTTCCGGCGCTCGGTGTTGATGATAGAAGGTATAGCCGGCAAACACACActccacaacctcctccaggaCGACATCCAGCTGAACCTCCTCATATAAACTCTCACTACTACCCAGGGGGTAACGGTCAAAGTCTGTTTGTTCTTGGCTTGGTCTGGTGGGCTGCTCGGCAGGGCGACCATGTGTATACTTCAGCTTATAGTCTTTCgagatcttattaatataagtgAAGTCGAGCAGATGATTAATAGTATCAAGAAGGGTACGCCCACAAGACTCTATTGTTTGGATCATTCCCTGTTGAAGCGCATTCATGGCTGTGTCACTTAATATATCTGCGGTGCCGAGAAGGCCATGCAGTGGACTTCTCAGCTCATGTGAGATACTTGTGACTAGATTATGCTTAGCCTTGTCCGCAATCTCTATATCCAGTCGGTGAACCTCAGCCATGATACTATTACCAAAGGCATGAAGGTATGCAAGTTCGTTCTCTACTGTAAATATGCGTTCAGGTGTATTGGTCCATACCAGCAAGCCAGCAAGCCATCTTGCCTTGTGCGAATCCCATAGAGGCAAGAAAATAATGCTTCGGGCACTACCAAGGACTCCTTGCAGGTAATCGGCGTCTTGTCTGTGGTTTTGCATCCGTCTTGTCATGTTTTTAAACCTCACTCCTTTTGtcgagctgctggaggcagttccactgctgctgctgtcatcgGATAACGACCCATCCTGGTTGTAGTTAAAGATCTTGCCGTGAGGGTAGCGATTCAACATGGCCTTCAACACAGACTCTCGGACTACATATTCATGGCCTGGCTTTGCATTAGACTTCATGTCATTGTTGATGGTGGAGAATTCCGATGTCGAACAGCCCAGGGTCTGACAGACAGCGTCGCCTTCCGGAGAATTAGCACCAGGAACGGGTGCAGCGCTCGAGACGCTTCCTCCGGTGCTTCCTGAGTCGGTGCTGTCTTCACTGCCTGCTGTCTCACCTCGGTATTCGTATCCAACGAGCCCACCAAAGGATTCGATCCTGGCATTGATAAAGATAACACCTTCTACTTCGACAGACTCGCGGATCAAGTTTGCGGCTCGGGCGAATACCCTTTCAAAGGCGGCCGGTGGGCTGTCGTCTGGCATTTCGTTCTGGGAAAGCAAGCTTTCAGATGATCGTTTCGTGCTCTCCTGCTTATTACATTCTGCCAGCTGCCTGCCGTCAACAGGGGTGGACGCCGAGTCAGGAGGTTTTACATCCAGTTCTGGTTGTGCCGGTAGTTTCTCAACCTCGCACGGAAAAGAGGAATCATCATGCGGGCGCAGTCGCAGCGGCAGCTGAGATTGCGTTTCCTGCAaatcctgctgctctttATTCAACTGCCCCTCAACAGTGCTCCCCGACTTCTCAGTCACAACATCCTGGTCATGGGACTCTAGCCATGAATCGCGGAGCGTGGTCCTACCCCCAATAAAACTCCCCAGGGCAAAAATCATCTGCTTGGCCTGCGTATTCTGGTATCTCATATGCAACGTGTCCAAATAATCCATGATAGCCGTCGCCATCTGTTTCATGAAGATTATTGACGCTTCGTCGACTCCAGACTGTCGGGGATGGGTATCGAAGACACAGTAGGACCCGATTGTGTTTCCTCTGGGTCCAATAATCGGAACCCCGGCGCAGAATCTTGCGTTCAAAATCTTATTTACAAGACTGTATTTCTTATGCACTTCCTCCtcatttctttctttcatgTCTGACATGACCAACGCGCAGCCGTCCGCAATAATGGCAGAGTCATCATTCTTTGAAGGATTCGCTAGCGGTAGGTTTGCAATATCCATGCAGATGCCAGTTTCCCTAGGCATAATGCAGCAGCCCAACCGCAAGTCACTATCTTGATCTGGGCCCAGGGGACCGGCACTGGTCGCCTCGGCGAGGATATACTGATGGGTGGGCCCGAAAAGAGAGATGATTGCCCGTTCGGCACGTAGTTTCACAGCACCAAGTTGAGCAAGGGATGTCAATACATAATCGCGCGAAGGGATCACAACGGAGGTCCTTTGGCTAGCCTCATCAAATGGAGCGAACGGGTATGCAGCTTTGTCGCGAGGTAGATATCTTGGTGAGTTAGTTCGTGTTGGCCCAAACCCCAAAATTGCAGGCGGATGCAGCTGACCTGTAGAAATCGCGCTCTTTCGCCAGGCTATAGGCTGTCTGTGCCATGTCCTCTGTCTGCCCGGGATTTTCTGAGGCCATGCTGGTAGTATGTGGCGCAGGAGGAATCATCGAGGGATGTGTCGTCGCATAATGTCGTCGCATAATGCTGCATGCACATTGAAGAAAACCGCTGCGCTTATGATAACCATCACTCACTCTTGACGTCATTGTCGCTAGTTCTTGAAttacaacaacaaccccgccCCGCCCGCCTGACCTCGTCTATCGTTTGGGTAACCGCAACACAATTGGCTCCCTGATGACGCCAGTTCAGAGCTTTGCTGTCTAGGCGCTTACCCTTCACGCTCATATTAACCTTGCTTTGATTCCTGGTACCGCTCCCATGACGTCAAAAAAGCGTTCTCGAGGAGAGCAACGCCCCACATAAATAGTTTATACGCCGGGATGTTCTCTTTTTATTCTCTCTACATAATAAATGCAGAGCAATTGCTGTCCAATTTGCCCTGGCTTGGATATCACTCACAAGCGGCTCGTCCGGTCGGTTGCGCTCCCTCTCCTACCTCTCTCTTTCCTCTGCCTGTCTTCTCAGATCTACTTCTTGcttccttttctctcctGCCTTGAGAAAAAGTGCCTTGTAGGCCAGAGAGCTGCTTCCACCCATCGTAGGCGTAAAAGTGGGATGGAAGAACCCTGGGCATTGTACGAAAGGTATACGAGCTGATATGGAAAGCCCGGTTGTTGTGGTATATGTGGCTGGAGTTAGAGTCGGGCATTCGGGGCGAACCTGGCTGATTAAAAGTACCATGTTGGAAATACATGGCATTTGATGGCAGGTCCCAAGCCAAGTTGTGACAATAAGGTATATCGCCACAGTAGAGACCAACCACTGGAAATTTCGGTCAAATACCTTGCTCACTGTTATACGTATCCAAAAAGTCATCAATAATTCACATTAAATAACTTATGGTTACATGGTATAGTACTTTGAAGTTGACCAAGCATCTAGATTGACATGGAGTGCACGGATGACTAGGGCACCCGGGAATTATGTTAATATTGACTACTCAGGATTTCATACTTCAAGTGAGCCCTTGGGTACGCCATCActgcaagaaaaaaaaaataaaaaaaaatgagCCAGCCATATTTTATGATATCTGTTcgactaatatatttatgATTCGATTTCAGAATGTCCGCACCCAGGCGAACGGTAGAATCAATTTAGCTCTGCACGGCACCAACGGGTTTGCCCCGGAGCTGATGAAGCGCTGCGTGGCTGCGGGGGTCACTAAGATCAATGGTAACCGGCTTGTGTTGACGACTACTATGACCATCTTCGGGCAAACGTGGACAAGATGCCGCACGCTCAGCTTATTGAGGAGGGTATTCAGAAGGTGGCGGATCTGACCATCAAATGGATGGAGATCTCCTCCGGGTCTGCGGGTAAGGCATAAATGGGGACGGAAATTGTACATAAATACTCGAATAATTAAACTTTCTCACCAGGAGGTCAAATGTGAGCTTCGATCAGTACGTCATGGGTGGCTCTACGTAGACTATGTTTCCAAAACTTGACATAATTTACTTTGCTTGgtcctttttttcttgtcaAGTCTTAGGAGTAGCACACTTCTCATCACAGCGTCCAACTGGATTACGGAAGCATAAAGCATCTTTGGCCGAATTCAACCCTCTATGTCTATTCGATATCAATTATATGCAAAGAAAAATCTGACACTCCAACAAACTACTGCAATTTACTGAACATTCCACCGTCAGCCAGCAATCCCGTGGCATTCACATAACGACTCATCTCCTCGCAGGCCAGGAAAACCGCCGGGCCTGCCATATCCTCCGGGTCGCCGATACGGCCAAGAGGGATACGCTCTTCAAGCGCAGCCTTCTTGGTAGGATTCTTCATGTCGTGGTCGGCCAGCTGAGTAGCAATAGTGCCGGGCATGAGGGCATTGCATCGGATCTTGTCTTTGCCAAGGGCAACTGCCATGGACTGCATCATAGAGAGAATGGCAGCCTTTGTAGGGGTGTAATGGGTTTGGAAACCGCCGCCGACTAGAGCGCTCACAGAGGAAATACCGATAATCGAACCGCCATGGCCTTGCTCCACCATCTGGCGAGCGGCAGCCTGACAGGAATAGAAGCAGCCCTTGACGTTCACGTCAACGCTGTGATCAAGGAGGGACGGCTCAATCCTTGTAGGTATCATGTTAGCGCATTTGGCTTTTGGAACGAGGAAGTGCTCGGTCTGGGCTTAGCCAAGTTACTAACTTGAGGAACTCTGCTTCCTTGAAGACACCCGCATTGGCGACAAAGATATCCAGCTTCCCCCATTGCGACACAGCCTGTTTGACCAGGTTGGTGCTGGTCTCGGGGTTTGTCACGTCGCCCGGGAGCTCCAGGATTTCACCCGCCTTGATACCCTTGCTCTTGATCGCCTTGACCTCCTCGAGAAGGCTGTGACGGTGCAGCTCATCCTGCGGAAGACCCAGATGGTTGACGGCAACATTGCATCCTTGCGTGATGTATGCCAAAACAATGGCCCGACCAATTCCAGTGGTGCCACCGGTGATGGCGGCAGTCTTGCCTTTGAGCAAATTCCAGCCGGGCACGGCGGCCATTGTGGATGTGGCGACgagagaaaaacaaaggaggacaagaaaaTGGGACAAAgtggagggttggaggaAGTCAGAATTCTGGTGTCTCAAGTATAATCATATAACGCTCTCCCTGAAGGTTGCCCTCGCCGCATTTTTAGCCTGGGCTTCTTGTTCCCCGAGTCCTGCAATGATGGAGTCGGAGAGTGGAAAACGCTGTGTCGTCTCGGGGGCGCTTGCTGCAGAGGTATTTGCCGTCTCGAGGCACTACCACTGAGAGAGTGGACCGGTTGTGCCATGCATATGCCCCGACCCGAGGATTGTCCCATGAAGATGGGCCTTTGTTGACGCGGAGGAGGGGTTAGAAGGAGGGCAGCGCAGGAGTTGGCTCTTCTGTtgttaatataatagattgCGTTTTCCTCCTTAAAATCATCTGCGTTTGCTTCGTACTCGCCTGCTTCcatatcaacaccatccatcATAATCACAATGGCTCCCTCCGCGACAGAATCGCCTGCGCTCCTGGCGGACAACGCCCCTCAAACCCAGGTCGGTCTCAGTGGAAAGGTCATAGCTAGTATGTACACCGAGGGTAGCATAGGGGGTGCGAAAAATCGTTAACTAATGTCCCATCTACATAGTCACCGGTGCCAACCGCGGAATCGGTCTCGGAATTGCCGAGTGCTGTCTTTCCAACGGCGCAGCAAAGGTCTACTCCATCGATATTGGTGAGACAGGAGACGAGTTCGCTGCCGTGTCCAAGCGCTTCCCCGGCCAGCTCTTCGCTGTTACTGCCAATGTGACGGAAGAATCAACCATCACTGCTGCAATTGATAAGATCATTGAAGAGGCCGGTGCTCTCCACGGTATGGTGGTCAACGCCGGGCGTACCCACCACAAGGCCGCCCTTGAGTTCACTAAGGAGGATATTGAGACCCTGTTCAACGTCAACCTCTTCGGTGCATTCTACACCGCGCGTGCCGCTGCCCGTGCCTTTATCAAGCTCGGAATCAAGGGTTCTGTAGTCTTCACAGCCTCCATGGCCTCTTACCGACCCAACAAGGTATGAACAATAATAAACTCGTGTTCTTTTTCCAACAGATACTGATACTTTACACCTACAGCGCGTCCCCTCCACGCCCTACGGTGCGTCCAAGGCCGGCGTTCGCAACATGACCCACACCCTGGCAATGGAATGGGCGCAGTACGGCATCCGTGTTAACAGTGTGTCCCCCGGCCTAGTCAAGACTGCCATGACATACTGGGTACCTCAGCAGCCCGACTGGGAGCAGCAGCTCAAGTACTATGGTGGATTCCCTCGCTTGGCGGAGGTGCAGGAACTAGGCGGTGCCTACGTGTACCTCCTGTCCGATGCCGCCAGCTACACAACCTCTATTGATATCCCCGTGAACGGTGTGATTGGCAGTAAGTTCTTTTCGGTTGCTAATACTTGAGTGAACTCTATATACTAACATGTTGCAGTTTGctaagtaaaaaaaaaaaaaaaaaaaaaagatagacAGCCCCCGCATGGGTTTCATTTGTACATTTGAAATTAATTGTTTTCTTAATTCAATAGAACTTTCATATTGCTTTACTGATATAAATGGTCTTTGTACATCTTtgtgatatatatatatatatatcgccACGTGTTTAACTAATCTCAGTTAAATGGCAAGTTGTGACTGTCCTGAGCTCCAATGGCCGCCCTTCCTAATGGTTCCTGCACCCATGCCTTTGGTATATATTTGACGCTGGATGTCCGAGAAGCTCTGGCTAGACTCCATATATATTTCCGCACTCGAGAGATTTTGTTTAGGAAGACCATGTTTGCCGtagctaataatataataccgCTGACAGTATATATTGGATATTGCTTTGTGCATCGCAGAAAGCCGATTCCAACCTCCATCCGATATCTATTCCGCGCATCTCATGAGATGAGACTCAAGCAGCGCTCAGTTGCCTATAGTAGAAGCCTGAGATTGTTCAAAAACACTCCTATTTGGAATTCTTCTCTTTTGAATATCCAAACATATATACTCCATTGATACCTGTTCATAAATGTACAGACTGCTCAAAAGCACAGAGTCCTCGCTTCATTGCCGTATATACAACAGCAATATAATTGTATGACAGGAGAGCGCCTTTCCATCTTCCACGTCCTTGCTAGACAGAAACCGTTTCTTCATGCTCCGACTGAGCATTCCATGCCTTCTCCGCATCGCTGATGATTTTCCCGCCGTGACGAGCGGCACCGAAGTTTGGATTCTCGGCCATAAGCCTGGCAAAGTTCGACTCTGCTACCCAGACCCAGGGGGCCTTGGCTGCAAAGAGCAGATCGATTTCCTCGAGTGTGCGCTGGCTGGATTCGGGGTACAGAGCCCAGACTAGGGATTTCTTGGTTAGCTAGCGAGCACcgagagaaggaaggaaacAGTGATTATTTATAATGAATCAATTTTTTTGTTAGACAGAAAGGAGACAAGAGCAGACTCACCGATGGGGATACTGATAAGGTTGACAGCACCGAATACGTGCAGGGTGTTCTCGCCGATAGAGCCGAAAATGTAAGGGAGCGCCAGAGTCAGGGATCTGATAACAACACCATATTAGCATCTATCCTCAGAAAAGGGGGGATAGGACGGTTAACAAACCCATTACCCAAACTCcagccaacaacaccccaggCATTACCCTTGGCTCGCACCTTCAGCGGGAAGATCTCTGCTGGGTACAGCCACGGCACAGTGAGCCACGTAGCACCAAAGACAAACGTGTACAGATACACCATGGAAGTTGCGCCAATACCCCAGGGGCCCTGGTTGTCGGGATGGTCTACTCCAGCACGAGCGAGACCCCCTGCAGCGAACATGGCAATTGCTTGTCCTGCCGCTCCCCACCAGAGCGTCCAGCGGCGTCCGATGCGGTCGAGCGTGAAGACACAGATAAGGGTTGCGAACGCGTAGAAGATGTTGTTCAATCCCGAGATCCACATTGTCTTTTGGGAATCGAACCCGGCGATTTGGAAGATTGCTGCAAGCCCATTAGCAGTCGAACGTGGAAGTGTAGAGAGTCAACATACTTGGAGCGTACATGGTGACGCCTGCGATCCCCGACCAGCTTTGCAGAATCTGTAGCCAGATCACTAGTTGCACTCGGCGCGCGATGTGCAAATCTCCATCGCCAATGCCAAACAGCATATGGAAATAGGTGACGTTTTGCCCTGACTCATGCTCGAGCTCGACGATAGCCTCAATCTCTCGCATTTCTTGCATGGCTGAATGTTCGTTTGCGGACCCGCGAAGACGCTTGAGGACGTAGAATGCTTCGTCGCGACGGCCCATCATGCAGAGCCAACGGGGGGATTCAGGGAAGAACCAGCACGTTGTCACAAGAATAAGCAGCATGACTATTTGGAAGGCAACGGGGAACCGCCATTGGAACTCAGATGTGCCATTGCTAATGTAGCTGAGCCCGAATCCCAGCCAGtaagccaccaccaccccgaCAATATTCAGGGTAAACTCCATGGCAATGAACATGCCGCGGGATTCGTAGTCGGCAAGCTCGGAGCCATAGACGGGGACGGTAGCGTTCAGCACGCCTGTTCCAATGCCGTTGATCAGCCGAGACACGATCATCCACGTTGGGTTCATTGCGGTGCACTGGAGTGCGGCGCCGATGATCCCCCAGACGGCACCAAACGCTAGGGAGTTGATTCGGCCGTATTTATCACTGACATACCCGCCGAGAAAGCATCCGACCAGCGTCCCTAGGTAGTAAACCGAGACGATGCCTCCCTGCAGCAGAGTGTTGGTGACAACGATCCTCCCATTCTCCTTGTATCCCAATCCCATTTGATCCACGTACGCCTTGGAGTCATTGACTCCACCCATCATACCCTGGTCATAACCTGCGTGGTTCAGCCATCAGCACAAGTCATTTCCAGTTGACATGGACATCACGCAATCATTTGCTAGGGGGGCTCAccgaagaaaaagatagCGAGGCCCGCGAGGAGGTTCACTGCTATCAACAGTGATCTCTGCTCCAGCTTGGCGGCGATCTTCCATTTCGCCCGCTCGTCACTGAACTTTCCGAACATCATGCGCCGTGGCTAGA
This sequence is a window from Aspergillus puulaauensis MK2 DNA, chromosome 6, nearly complete sequence. Protein-coding genes within it:
- a CDS encoding uncharacterized protein (COG:Q;~EggNog:ENOG410PVI4;~InterPro:IPR002347,IPR036291,IPR020904;~PFAM:PF00106,PF13561,PF08659;~go_function: GO:0016491 - oxidoreductase activity [Evidence IEA];~go_process: GO:0055114 - oxidation-reduction process [Evidence IEA]), whose protein sequence is MAPSATESPALLADNAPQTQVGLSGKVIAITGANRGIGLGIAECCLSNGAAKVYSIDIGETGDEFAAVSKRFPGQLFAVTANVTEESTITAAIDKIIEEAGALHGMVVNAGRTHHKAALEFTKEDIETLFNVNLFGAFYTARAAARAFIKLGIKGSVVFTASMASYRPNKRVPSTPYGASKAGVRNMTHTLAMEWAQYGIRVNSVSPGLVKTAMTYWVPQQPDWEQQLKYYGGFPRLAEVQELGGAYVYLLSDAASYTTSIDIPVNGVIGIC
- a CDS encoding sugar porter family MFS transporter (COG:C;~EggNog:ENOG410PJBY;~InterPro:IPR005829,IPR005828,IPR003663,IPR036259, IPR020846;~PFAM:PF00083,PF07690;~TransMembrane:12 (i21-41o75-96i108-130o136-153i165-183o203-220i295-319o331-351i358-378o398-418i430-453o459-479i);~go_component: GO:0016020 - membrane [Evidence IEA];~go_component: GO:0016021 - integral component of membrane [Evidence IEA];~go_function: GO:0022857 - transmembrane transporter activity [Evidence IEA];~go_process: GO:0055085 - transmembrane transport [Evidence IEA]), with amino-acid sequence MMFGKFSDERAKWKIAAKLEQRSLLIAVNLLAGLAIFFFGYDQGMMGGVNDSKAYVDQMGLGYKENGRIVVTNTLLQGGIVSVYYLGTLVGCFLGGYVSDKYGRINSLAFGAVWGIIGAALQCTAMNPTWMIVSRLINGIGTGVLNATVPVYGSELADYESRGMFIAMEFTLNIVGVVVAYWLGFGLSYISNGTSEFQWRFPVAFQIVMLLILVTTCWFFPESPRWLCMMGRRDEAFYVLKRLRGSANEHSAMQEMREIEAIVELEHESGQNVTYFHMLFGIGDGDLHIARRVQLVIWLQILQSWSGIAGVTMYAPTIFQIAGFDSQKTMWISGLNNIFYAFATLICVFTLDRIGRRWTLWWGAAGQAIAMFAAGGLARAGVDHPDNQGPWGIGATSMVYLYTFVFGATWLTVPWLYPAEIFPLKVRAKGNAWGVVGWSLGNGSLTLALPYIFGSIGENTLHVFGAVNLISIPIVWALYPESSQRTLEEIDLLFAAKAPWVWVAESNFARLMAENPNFGAARHGGKIISDAEKAWNAQSEHEETVSV
- a CDS encoding SDR family NAD(P)-dependent oxidoreductase (COG:Q;~EggNog:ENOG410PJ9Z;~InterPro:IPR036291,IPR002347;~PFAM:PF08659,PF00106,PF13561;~go_process: GO:0055114 - oxidation-reduction process [Evidence IEA]); its protein translation is MAAVPGWNLLKGKTAAITGGTTGIGRAIVLAYITQGCNVAVNHLGLPQDELHRHSLLEEVKAIKSKGIKAGEILELPGDVTNPETSTNLVKQAVSQWGKLDIFVANAGVFKEAEFLKIEPSLLDHSVDVNVKGCFYSCQAAARQMVEQGHGGSIIGISSVSALVGGGFQTHYTPTKAAILSMMQSMAVALGKDKIRCNALMPGTIATQLADHDMKNPTKKAALEERIPLGRIGDPEDMAGPAVFLACEEMSRYVNATGLLADGGMFSKLQ
- a CDS encoding ATP-binding response regulator (COG:T;~EggNog:ENOG410QDVS;~InterPro:IPR001789,IPR003594,IPR036890,IPR011006, IPR004358,IPR005467;~PFAM:PF02518,PF00072;~go_function: GO:0016772 - transferase activity, transferring phosphorus-containing groups [Evidence IEA];~go_process: GO:0000160 - phosphorelay signal transduction system [Evidence IEA];~go_process: GO:0016310 - phosphorylation [Evidence IEA]), coding for MAELLPQGSDNSRGSADQKSQYNVVLTIKDTGKGIGTEYLHSGLFTPFSQEDTLAPGDGLGLSIVRKVLAFLNGSIEVSSEKDKGTEISIQVPLTSASIPHGSEGSLPAAIYSFQRSQTQGKTIGLIGLRSIPVLERDTRLYESLKRLCEDWFHLTIKIVTPQNKATPCDFYLMVHTDLDSLDIEGNQLLPNLDQSKKASPLIIICQSPQAAHNMFARTMSMGRSQRSVVEFISQPCGPRKLAKTLELCIQRLEGRVSSESEETRWVEMPESSHISIDIGPRDAPAERMKISKRPTLETVGSQDNQTSGSNQPVGRAPQNTSSPLAATSSPETVPEEDIDGGPDRPSILLVEDNPINIKILTAYVTKEGWSSETATNGLEAVQKFQAHPGKFIMVFIDITMPVMNGFEASRRIREFEREYYKENPSLKPSWHPTTITALTGLDSPDAEQEAFASGIDLFLTKPISREKICSLLERCSIT
- a CDS encoding uncharacterized protein (COG:T;~EggNog:ENOG410QDVS;~InterPro:IPR036097,IPR003661;~PFAM:PF00512;~go_function: GO:0000155 - phosphorelay sensor kinase activity [Evidence IEA];~go_process: GO:0007165 - signal transduction [Evidence IEA]) gives rise to the protein MASENPGQTEDMAQTAYSLAKERDFYRYLPRDKAAYPFAPFDEASQRTSVVIPSRDYVLTSLAQLGAVKLRAERAIISLFGPTHQYILAEATSAGPLGPDQDSDLRLGCCIMPRETGICMDIANLPLANPSKNDDSAIIADGCALVMSDMKERNEEEVHKKYSLVNKILNARFCAGVPIIGPRGNTIGSYCVFDTHPRQSGVDEASIIFMKQMATAIMDYLDTLHMRYQNTQAKQMIFALGSFIGGRTTLRDSWLESHDQDVVTEKSGSTVEGQLNKEQQDLQETQSQLPLRLRPHDDSSFPCEVEKLPAQPELDVKPPDSASTPVDGRQLAECNKQESTKRSSESLLSQNEMPDDSPPAAFERVFARAANLIRESVEVEGVIFINARIESFGGLVGYEYRGETAGSEDSTDSGSTGGSVSSAAPVPGANSPEGDAVCQTLGCSTSEFSTINNDMKSNAKPGHEYVVRESVLKAMLNRYPHGKIFNYNQDGSLSDDSSSSGTASSSSTKGVRFKNMTRRMQNHRQDADYLQGVLGSARSIIFLPLWDSHKARWLAGLLVWTNTPERIFTVENELAYLHAFGNSIMAEVHRLDIEIADKAKHNLVTSISHELRSPLHGLLGTADILSDTAMNALQQGMIQTIESCGRTLLDTINHLLDFTYINKISKDYKLKYTHGRPAEQPTRPSQEQTDFDRYPLGSSESLYEEVQLDVVLEEVVECVFAGYTFYHQHRAPERPLSSTGGSRTAILSLKQPTIIFDIQQAAGWKFFNSGWLLAPYFDERLQQCP